In Strigops habroptila isolate Jane chromosome 6, bStrHab1.2.pri, whole genome shotgun sequence, a single genomic region encodes these proteins:
- the GCFC2 gene encoding GC-rich sequence DNA-binding factor 2, with translation MFRRPPRNFRARRRAASSSSSSSSSSEEELESVVAPSPAPGPSSCSDPKAEPEEGEGDLGSAAASPEGARAPAAEGPFPGERPPPAEEPAGSPGGREESGKAAAVRGPRGAGSGPARGGKVLLSFVGEEEREGEEFFKIKKPSFNEVTFRVRKESLLPAQAETGENKKICPLEPRTGNIKGPCEEREEEEEEEEEDESRSSLSEDHNSSASENESSSPQRTKDRSPDHIPSAACIEAARRKRHVARAQADYLPLDVSNSHEISQRREGSDLESEDESDTENLDFVPKMKTLRQRMMEDMVSEGDESSEDEARIKWEEQQIKKAIKLSQETYDDTSLQELLSAKPKFDPSASLPPVNLEIVKKRLTERITSLQNVHRAHQREYEKYKEDIESSKTTVQLLEKSSDAALNYKFYMSMKTYAENLINCLNEKVEYINDLELAVHALLQQRATRVLKRRQDELKDESAYIQHLTSENDKPSNDGLKGHKKTQLLEMCERRRTCRRHARERSGEADHHEGMSSDDELPPKEVNEFQKNTDNVLEDSRKVFEDVHADFCDIRKILLKFQEWKEKLPDSYCDAYISFCLPKLLNPLIRIQLMNWNPLENFVELEEMPWFKAIEEFSDAKIVSESKRDDDPDQEVLPRVIEKTILPKIAAFVKSVWDPLSTSQTKNLVQLCKNIFAKQINKCSQAKEDLMNVVVLRMKKSIEEDVFIPLYPKSTVEDGSSPHSKFQNRRFWSAVKLFSNVLLWDGIVQEDTVRDLGLSKLLNRYLLLNLLNTPPGLDNTVKCHKVVACLPERWFQDLESGSTLPELQSFCQYLLQCARTLHKNNHSDETKEVLLLLVKVKALHVVEGFIEEYELEHLKSMIGK, from the exons ATGTTCCGGCGCCCGCCGCGTAACTTCCGCgcccggcggcgggcggcctcctccagcagcagcagcagcagcagcagtgaggaggagcTCGAGTCCGTCGTCGCCCCGTCACCAGCCCCCggccccagctcctgctccgaCCCGAAAGCGGAGCCTGAGGAGGGCGAAGGAGACCTCGGCAGTGCCGCCGCGTCCCCGGAGGGGGCCAGGGCGCCCGCGGCGGAGGGACCGTTTCCCGGCGAGAGGCCGCCGCCCGCGGAGGAGCCGGCGGGCAGCCCCGGGGGCCGGGAGGAGAGCGGGAAGGCGGCAGCGGTCCGAGGGCCGCGCGGCGCCGGAAGCGGGCCGGCGCGGGGGGGAAAGGTACTGCTGAGTTTCGTCGGTGAGGAGGAGCGAGAAG GTGAAgagttttttaaaattaaaaagccatcCTTCAATGAAGTAACCTTTAGAGTTCGAAAGGAaagcctgctgcctgcccaggcagaaactggagaaaacaaaa AAATCTGTCCATTGGAGCCTAGAACTGGAAACATCAAAGGCCCTTgtgaagaaagggaggaggaggaggaggaggaggaggaggatgaaagTCGTTCTTCACTAAGTGAGGACCACAACAGCTCAGCCTCTGAAAATGAGTCCAGCTCTCCACAGAGGACGAAGGATCGATCACCAG ATCATATCCCTAGTGCAGCTTGTATTGAGGCTGCTCGGAGGAAACGTCACGTAGCCAGGGCACAGGCTGATTATCTTCCACTGGATGTTTCCAACAGTCATGAGATAtctcagagaagagaaggcagtgaTTTAGAGAGTGAAGATGAGTCTGATACAGAGAATCTTGATTTTGTTCCTAAAATGAAAACTCTTAGGCAGAGGATGATGGAAGACATGG TGTCTGAGGGTGACGAATCAAGTGAAGATGAAGCACGAATTAAGTGGGaagaacagcaaataaagaaaGCCATTAAACTCTCTCAG GAAACTTACGATGATACTTCCCTGCAGGAATTGCTATCAGCTAAACCAAAGTTCGATCCCTCTGCTTCTCTACCACCTGTGAACTTGGAAATTGTGAAGAAGCGACTGACTGAAAG gATAACATCATTACAGAATGTGCACCGTGCCCACCAGAGGGAGTATGAGAAATACAAGGAGGACAttgagagttcgaagacaacTGTGCAGCTGTTAGAGAAGTCTTCGGATGCAGCTCTAAATTACAAATTCTACATGTCCATGAAAACATACGCTGAAAACTTGATAAACTGTTTGAAtgaaaaa GTGGAATACATTAATGACCTAGAATTGGCTGTACATGCACTTCTTCAGCAACGAGCCACAAGAGTATTGAAACGAAGGCAAGATGAGCTGAAAGATGAATCTGCTTATATTCAGCATCTGACAA GTGAGAATGACAAACCCAGTAATGATGGATTAAAAGGTCATAAGAAGACACAGCTTCTGGAAATGTGTGAGCGTCGAAG GACTTGCAGAAGGCACGCGAGAGAGCGTTCAGGAGAAGCTGATCACCATGAAGGCATGTCAAGTGATGATGAGCTGCCTCCAAAAGAGGTTAATGAGTTCCAGAAGAACACAG ATAACGTTTTAGAGGATAGTAGGAAGGTCTTTGAAGATGTACATGCAGATTTTTGTGACATCAGAAAAATCCTGTTGAAATTCCAGGAATGGAAAGAGAAGCTTCCTGACTCTTACTGTGATGCTTACATCAGTTTCTGCCTGCCTAAGCTATTAAATCCATTGATCAGAATTCAATTAATGAATTGGAATCCTCTTGAG AATTTTGTGGAGTTGGAAGAGATGCCCTGGTTCAAAGCTATAGAAGAATTCAGTGATGCCAAAATCGTATCTGAATCAAAAAGGGATGATGATCCTGATCAAGAAGTTTTGCCTAGAGTGATTGAAAAAACTATTCTTCCAAAAATTGCAG CATTTGTGAAGAGTGTGTGGGATCCTTTATCTACTTCACAGACAAAGAATCTTGTACAGCTTTGCAAGAACATATTTGcgaaacaaataaataaatgcagccaAGCAAAAGAG gatTTGATGAACGTGGTTGTCCTACGAATGAAGAAATCTATAGAGGAAGATGTCTTTATTCCTCTGTATCCTAAAAG CACCGTGGAAGACGGGTCATCACCGCATTCAAAGTTTCAAAACAGGCGGTTTTGGTCAGCTGTTAAG CTGTTCTCCAATGTTCTTCTTTGGGATGGCATTGTACAAGAAGATACAGTCCGTGATTTGGGACTGAGCAAGCTGCTGAATCGTTACCTCCTTCTGAACCTCTTAAACACACCACCAGGGCTGGATAATACAGTAAAGTGTCACAAG GTGGTTGCGTGTCTCCCGGAAAGATGGTTCCAAGATCTTGAAAGTGGATCAACCCTCCCTGAATTACAGAGCTTCTGCCAGTACTTGCTGCAGTGTGCCCGCACGCTGCACAAGAATAACCACAG tgACGAAACAAAAGAAGTTCTCCTCTTGCTGGTCAAAGTCAAAGCTCTGCATGTTGTTGAAGGCTTCATTGAAGAGTATGAACTTGAACACCTTAAATCAATGATTGGGAAATAG
- the MRPL19 gene encoding 39S ribosomal protein L19, mitochondrial: MGPAAAAAVMAAACGRLVPRSAAVRVALSRRCFSSSGCRTDSDGKPAKFQPPPKPVIVDKQKQQEERRFLSPEFIPPRGRTDPFKFYIERKDMIQRRKVFNIPEFYVGSILAVTTADPYANNKTNRFVGICIQRGGKGLGATFVLRNVIEDQGVEIRYELYSPRIQSIEVLKLEKRLDDNLMYLRDALPEYSTFDMNMKPVSRLAHEEIPVNKLQVRMKPKPWSKRWERPQFNIKGIKFELPEKTMKEAKKWSKPWLEFDMLREYDTSKIEEKIWKEVSEELKK, from the exons ATGGGGCCAGCAGCGGCCGCAGCTGTCATGGCAGCCGCCTGCGGGAGGCTGGTGCCGCGGAGCGCCGCGGTTCGGGTCGCCTTGTCCCGCA ggTGTTTTTCTTCCTCGGGGTGTCGAACGGACAGCGATGGAAAGCCGGCAAAATTTCAGCCGCCTCCAAAGCCCGTCATTGTTgacaagcagaagcagcaagaggagAGGAG GTTCCTGAGCCCTGAATTTATACCTCCCAGAGGGAGAACAGATCCTTTTAAATTCTATATAGAAAGGAAGGATAtgatacagagaagaaaagtctTCAACATCCCCGAGTTCTATGTTG GCAGCATCCTTGCTGTTACTACTGCAGATCCGTATGCCAATAACAAAACCAACCGGTTTGTAGGCATCTGCATtcaaagagggggaaaaggacTTGGTGCTACCTTTGTTCTTCGGAATGTTATAGAAGATCAAG GTGTTGAAATACGTTATGAACTGTACAGTCCTCGAATCCAGTCGATAGAGGTTCTAAAGCTGGAAAAGAGGCTGGATGACAACCTGATGTACCTGCGAGATGCTCTCCCTGAATATAGTACATTTGATATGAATATGAAACCTGTGTCTCGTTTGGCCCATGAAGAAATCCCTGTAAACAAG CTGCAGGTACGAATGAAACCTAAACCGTGGTCAAAACGGTGGGAAAGGCCACAATTCAACataaaaggaataaagtttGAGCTACCtgagaaaacaatgaaagaagcaaagaagtGGAGCAAGCCCTGGCTAGAGTTTGATATGCTGCGAGAATATGATACTtcaaaaatagaggaaaaaatttggaaagaagTGAGCGAAgagcttaaaaaataa